The Streptomyces armeniacus genomic interval GCGAACGTACGGGAGCACGCCGCCGCCACCCGCGTCGTCCTCACCCTGACCTGCCTGGACGACCGGGTCGCCGTGGACATCGCCGACAACGGGCGGGGGCTGCGCGCGAGGGCACCGCGGGCCGGCGCGACGCGCGGGCACGGGCTGCGCGCGATGCGGCAGCGGGTGCGGCAGAGCGGCGGCACACTGACCGTCGAGTCGGCGCCCGGCGAGGGCACCGTCGTGTCGGCGTCCGTGCCCCTCGCTCCCCGCGCCGAGCCCCGGCCGGAGAGGATCACCCCGTGAGCGAACCCGAAGCCGAAGCCGGACACGAAGCCCGACCCGAAGCCGAAGCCGAAGCCGTGAGCGGACCCGAAGTCCCCGGCACCGTACGGCTGCTGCTGTGCGACGACCACGCCGTCGTACGGGCCGGGCTGCGCGCCCTGCTGTCCAGCACCGACGGCATCGAGGTGGTCGGCGAGGCGGGCAGCGGGGAGGAGGCCCTGGCCATGGCGGCGCGGCTGGCGCCCGACGTGGTGCTGATGGACCTCCAGCTCGGCGACGGCATGGACGGGGTGACCGCCACCCGGCACCTGGTCGCGGGCGGGCACGGCACGGCCGCCGCACCGCCGAAAGTGCTGGTGCTCACCATGTTCGACACCGACGCCGACATCGCCCGCGCCGTGGACGCGGGCGCCATCGGCTACCTCCTCAAGGCCGAACGCCCCGAGGAACTGTTCGCCGCCGTACACGACGCCGCCGCCGGACGTACGGCCCTGTCCGGCCCGGTCGCCGACCGCGTACTGGCCCAGCTGCGCAGCCCGCGGGCCACGCTGTCCGAACGCGAGCGTGACATCCTCGGGCAGCTCGCACTCGGCCTCGGCAACCGGGAGATCGCCCGCGCGCTGTTCATCAGCGAGGCCACGGTGAAGACCCATCTCGGGCGCGTCTACGCCAAGTTGGGCGTCGAGACGCGGGCGGCGGCCGTGGCGCTGGCGAAGGAGCAGCGCCTGCTGCCTGACCGTACGGGTGCCCCTGCTCAGTCGCCCGCGCCCAGATCGAGCACGAAGCGGTAGCGCACGTCGTTGCGTGCCAGCCGGTCGAGGCTGGTGTTGACCGCGTCGGCGGGCACCACCTCGGTCTCGGCGGTGATGCCGTGCTCGGCGCAGAAGTCGAGCATCTCCTGCGTCTCGCCGGTCCCGCCGCTGCCCGCGCCCGCCAGGTTCTTCGCGCCGACGATCAGGCTGAACGGGCTCAGCCGCAGGTCCTCCTCCGGGATGCCGACCACGCACAGGGTGCCGTCTATCGCCAGCGCGCTCAGATACGGCTCCAGCGCATGCGGTGCGCCCACCGTGTCGAGGATCAGGTCGCAGCGGCCCTGCTGCGCGCTCATCCGCGCCTCGTCCGTCGACAGCACCACGTCGTCGGCACCCAGCCGCCGTGCCTCCGCCGCCTTGTCCGGCGACGTCGTGAACTGCACGGTCTCCGCGCCCATCGCGTGCGCGAGCTTGAGCGCGATGTGCCCGAGCCCGCCCATCCCGACGACGCCGACCGTACGGCCCGGCCCGGCGCCCCAGCGCCGCAGCGGCACGTACGTGGTGATGCCCGCGCACATCAGCGGGGCGACGCCCGCCGGGTCGAGACCTCCGGGCAGCGGGTAGGTGAAGCGCTCGTCGACGACGTACTCGGAGGAGAAGCCACCCTGCGTACGGGAGCCGTCGACGCGGTCGACACCGCCGTAGGTGAGGGTGACGCCCTCGTGGCACCAGTTCTCCCGGCCGGCCCGGCAGGCGGCGCACGTACGGCACGAGTCGACGATGTTGCCCACCGCGACCCGGTCCCCGACCGCGAACCGCTCGACGGCGGCGCCGACCGCGCTGATCTCCCCGACGATCTCGTGGCCCGGTACGAGCGGCAGCCCGTCGGCCTCGCCGTGGCGGACCGCGGACAGGTCGGTGGCGCA includes:
- a CDS encoding response regulator, yielding MSGPEVPGTVRLLLCDDHAVVRAGLRALLSSTDGIEVVGEAGSGEEALAMAARLAPDVVLMDLQLGDGMDGVTATRHLVAGGHGTAAAPPKVLVLTMFDTDADIARAVDAGAIGYLLKAERPEELFAAVHDAAAGRTALSGPVADRVLAQLRSPRATLSERERDILGQLALGLGNREIARALFISEATVKTHLGRVYAKLGVETRAAAVALAKEQRLLPDRTGAPAQSPAPRSSTKR
- a CDS encoding NAD(P)-dependent alcohol dehydrogenase — its product is MRKVTGWAAHTPHTPGEGAALAPWRFERREPGERDVVVRIRYCGVCATDLSAVRHGEADGLPLVPGHEIVGEISAVGAAVERFAVGDRVAVGNIVDSCRTCAACRAGRENWCHEGVTLTYGGVDRVDGSRTQGGFSSEYVVDERFTYPLPGGLDPAGVAPLMCAGITTYVPLRRWGAGPGRTVGVVGMGGLGHIALKLAHAMGAETVQFTTSPDKAAEARRLGADDVVLSTDEARMSAQQGRCDLILDTVGAPHALEPYLSALAIDGTLCVVGIPEEDLRLSPFSLIVGAKNLAGAGSGGTGETQEMLDFCAEHGITAETEVVPADAVNTSLDRLARNDVRYRFVLDLGAGD